The Henckelia pumila isolate YLH828 chromosome 2, ASM3356847v2, whole genome shotgun sequence genome includes a window with the following:
- the LOC140878496 gene encoding uncharacterized protein → MAKRSIIEKFDEMLRDIMNTQTIFGGKIIVFGGDFRQTLPVILKTNKDDIIDSSIVMSPLWNHFEKLKLKQNMRALLDPKFSSYLLKIGDGVEETNENDEILIPPEANIPFTDEATSLNILIDTVFPNIANVNLDFSLFVKRAILTTRNEFVNDINDVLITKFPGEETTYYSCDENISSCTIPDQEELFHFLTPQGLPPHKLTLKLNAPIILLRNINPTEGLCNGTRLLCKGFNTNVIYAEISIGIHAGKAVFIPRITLETPHENFSSIPFNRKQFPVRLCFAMTINKAQGQTLDFVGVYLKEPVFSHGQLYVALSRAKTMDQLKVLIRPSTPLIQSTNYTKNVVYHDVLQASSSL, encoded by the coding sequence ATGGCTAAACGCAGTATTATTGAAAAATTCGATGAAATGTTAAGAGACATAATGAATACACAAACAATATTCGGTGGTAAAATTATTGTCTTTGGTGGAGATTTTCGCCAAACATTACCAGTTATTCTTAAAACTAATAAGGATGATATAATAGATTCGTCAATTGTTATGTCACCTTTATGGAatcattttgaaaaattaaaactaAAGCAAAACATGCGAGCATTACTTGATCCAAAATTTTcttcttatttattaaaaattgggGACGGTGTTGAGGAAACAAACGAGAATGATGAAATCTTAATTCCACCTGAAGCAAACATCCCATTTACAGATGAAGCTACAtctttaaatatattaatagaTACAGTGTTCCCAAATATTGCCAATGTTAATTTAGATTTCTCGTTATTTGTTAAACGAGCAATACTCACCACAAGAAATGAGTTTGTCAATGACATTAATGATGTATTGATTACTAAATTTCCCGGAGAAGAAACCACTTATTATAGTTGCGACGAAAACATAAGTTCTTGTACTATACCTGACCAAGAAGaactatttcattttttaacTCCTCAAGGACTTCCTCCGCATAAACTAACATTGAAATTAAATGCACCAATCATACTTCTCAGAAATATTAATCCAACCGAAGGACTTTGCAATGGCACGCGCCTTCTTTGTAAAGGTTTCAATACAAATGTAATCTATGCTGAAATATCAATTGGTATACATGCTGGAAAGGCGGTCTTTATTCCTCGTATCACACTAGAAACTCCTCACGAAAATTTTTCTTCTATTCCATTCAATAGAAAACAATTTCCAGTGCGATTATGCTTCGCAATGACAATTAATAAAGCTCAAGGTCAAACTCTTGATTTTGTTGGCGTTTATTTAAAGGAACCTGTTTTCTCACACGGACAACTTTATGTTGCATTGTCAAGAGCAAAGACTATGGATCAGTTAAAGGTGCTTATTAGACCATCAACACCATTAATCCAGAGTACTAATTATACAAAGAACGTTGTGTACCATGATGTTTTACAGGCATCAAGCTCTCTTTGA